A window from bacterium encodes these proteins:
- a CDS encoding DUF1284 domain-containing protein translates to MDVSDTIKIRAHHLLCIQAFQGHGYSKDFVINMSKIIKDFKNPNREIEIIAECDAICLYCPYNIENICKKNADSLEKIKNMDMQVLKKSGLRNGAKVKAKDILLLLKTKLRGPYIEDICGDCEWKEKCLEVTPL, encoded by the coding sequence ATGGATGTTTCCGACACCATAAAAATCAGGGCGCATCATCTTTTATGTATACAGGCATTTCAAGGTCACGGCTATAGTAAAGATTTTGTGATTAATATGTCCAAAATCATTAAGGATTTTAAAAATCCTAATCGGGAAATAGAAATAATTGCCGAATGTGATGCTATTTGTTTATATTGTCCTTATAATATAGAAAATATCTGTAAAAAAAATGCGGATTCGCTTGAGAAGATTAAAAATATGGACATGCAAGTTCTAAAAAAATCGGGGCTAAGAAACGGCGCAAAAGTTAAAGCTAAAGATATTCTCCTCCTTTTAAAAACAAAGTTAAGAGGCCCATACATAGAAGATATATGCGGAGACTGCGAGTGGAAAGAAAAGTGCCTTGAGGTTACACCCCTATGA